The following proteins are co-located in the Deltaproteobacteria bacterium genome:
- a CDS encoding transporter substrate-binding domain-containing protein — protein MKKIVSILLFSLCIVAFGLTPAMAFTTEDLAKASTLEEIQKRGQLLVGLEAGYQPFEMQDEKGNIVGFDVDMAYELGKAIFGKGGEKRVKLVNTAWEGIIPALMTHKFDIIMSGMTILQERNLKVNFCEPYYYIGQCLLINKKNAGKYKGPKDLNKKGIIITSKLGVTGQFTAEKLMPLATHRFFKTEAEGALQVANGLADAFIYDEPQVRVFAAKYKKTTVGLFTPLTYEPLAWAIRKGDPDFLNFLNNFLRQVRGDGRWDQLKKKWFVDYIEELAKKQ, from the coding sequence ATGAAAAAGATTGTATCGATCCTTTTGTTCTCCTTGTGTATAGTTGCTTTCGGCCTGACCCCTGCGATGGCCTTCACAACGGAAGACCTGGCCAAGGCTTCCACCCTGGAAGAAATACAGAAACGGGGACAATTATTGGTAGGGCTTGAAGCCGGTTACCAGCCCTTTGAAATGCAGGATGAAAAGGGAAACATAGTCGGTTTTGACGTAGACATGGCCTATGAACTGGGAAAGGCCATTTTCGGGAAAGGCGGTGAAAAAAGGGTTAAGCTGGTGAACACGGCCTGGGAAGGGATCATCCCCGCCCTCATGACACACAAGTTTGATATCATCATGTCCGGCATGACCATCCTCCAGGAGAGGAACCTGAAGGTCAACTTCTGTGAACCGTATTATTACATCGGTCAGTGCCTGCTCATTAACAAGAAAAATGCCGGTAAGTATAAGGGCCCCAAGGATCTCAACAAGAAGGGTATCATCATCACCAGCAAGCTCGGCGTTACCGGTCAGTTCACCGCCGAAAAACTGATGCCCCTTGCGACGCATCGGTTCTTCAAAACCGAGGCCGAAGGAGCACTTCAGGTCGCCAATGGCCTCGCAGATGCCTTTATTTACGATGAACCTCAGGTCAGGGTCTTTGCCGCCAAATACAAAAAAACAACTGTAGGGCTTTTCACTCCCTTGACCTACGAACCGCTGGCCTGGGCGATCCGAAAAGGCGACCCGGATTTTCTCAATTTCTTGAACAATTTCCTGCGTCAGGTCCGGGGAGACGGCCGGTGGGATCAGCTCAAGAAAAAATGGTTCGTGGATTACATTGAAGAAC